From the Triticum urartu cultivar G1812 chromosome 4, Tu2.1, whole genome shotgun sequence genome, the window CACTCTTCCATGTTGTGTTACGCTCGCCAATAGATATCTGAAAATTTCGCCCCTTTGCCCATCTTGTTCTTCTGGTCTAGAAGATACAAAACATTTGTTGTTTCAATGCCAGAAAGCCAAGGAGGTTTGGAGAAGGCTGAGATTGGACAAAATTACTGAGAACTTGTGAAGTTGACCGTGCTGGTGATGTTGTCCTGGAATTTTTACTTCACTTGCGAGATCAAGATTTATCTGTCATGGGCCTCCAGAATACGCGTGAGCTGATTGCCATCACTGCTTAATATTTGTGCATAAGGAGAAGATTCAGGATACTATCCAGATTGCTATGGTGATTCTTGTTCTCATGGCTAATTATTTTCATGCTTCTCCAAATATTTCTATtggtttgtgtgtgtgtgtggggggggggggggggggggggggggggggggattcgCCCATCTGTGGGTTTTGTGAAGCTTAATGTTGAAGCATCATTTGATCATGGCTTACTTAAGGCTATGACTGGGGCAGTCTCGAGGGACGACAAAGAAAAATTCATTACAGGGAAACTGGAGAGTAGATTGGAGTAGATTGGAAGCTCTGGCGCTTAGGTTCGGTCTATGCCTTGCTCAAAGGGCAGGGTGCATTCGTCTGGTTATTAACTCTTGATGATTTGAAGGTGATTGACACAATGAAAAATGGAGGGCCGTCGTTGGGTGCGGCGGTGTTTGACGATTGTTATTATTTGGCTTCTCATTAAGTCATTATCATCTTTCTTGTATTGAAGGTGATTGACACAATGAAAAATGGAGGGCGTCGTTGGGTGCGGCGGTGTTTGACGATTGTTATTATTTGGCTTCTCATTATCATCTTTCTTGTATTGATTTTTGTAGTAGAGAAGTGCATGAGTTTGCTAGGTTGGCTAGATTTTCTCCAACATGGATTGAGGAGCCTTTGAATGAAACTGTTATTTCAAGTGAATAAAGGCtaggttttttttaaaaaaaaaggtAGTGGCAAGTAATCAACAATTGTTTCAAGTGAATAAAGGCTaggttttttaaaaaaaaaggtAGTGGCAAGTAATCAACAATTGTGATCAAGATTATGTTCTGGATCAGCTCCTGAGAACTTGAGAGATTATTATATCACCGAATGGGTATGCAAGTGTTGAGCCATACTAAATCACTTAATTGCCATCTAAGTGGATTCATCCATAACTTTCTGTGAGGGCTCGGCAAACACAACATTCACAGAATTATAATGGATGATGAATACCTGTGTAAATGAATATCCTGTTGATGCTGTTATATGTCCAGTTGAAACACATTCCAAGAAATTTTACATTGGTGATGATAAGCAGATTTAACACACTTTAAAAAGGTAAAGAAAACAGAACACCGTACGGGCTAACAAATGAGGCCGCAGATAATTTTTCCTGATACAACTGCATATTTGAATTCTTTGTGCCGCCTTGCTGGCTTTGTAGTCACTGCAGGCCCTGCAAAGTAAAGTTGCTTGTTAAACAAATATCATATTCTATGAAGCTCCTAAAATGGAACAAGTAGAAATAGGGATAAAGTATACACTGCTAtgatatactccctctgtccaaaaataagtgtctcaactttgtactaactttagtacaaagttagtacaaagttgagatgCTTATTTTGGGACGTAGGGAGTATATAAAAGAGCACTAAAACAGTGTCCTTAGTCTCGTATGTGTAAAGATAGAACCCCAAATGAATAACCTTGCCTTCCTGAAGCGTCAACACATGCTAAGAAAATTGTCGATCTTTCAAAGCTTCATTTTTCTTAATCATAAGGAAAATAGTCTTAAGTGACGGTTAAAGCGTGCTGATAATGTCAAGAGAGGTTGGGGTAGACCAAACTTGACATGGGAGAAGTCCATAAAGAGAGATCTGAAGGGCTGGAatatcaccaaagagctagccATGGACAGGTGTGCGTGCAAGCTAGCTATCCACATGCCAGTACGGGCCAGTTCTTTTGGACTGTGGCTTATGCATAAGCTGCTCTGGAAATAAGCCTCATATAAGCTGCTCTGGAAATAAGTCCATGAGAATAAGCCATCCAGTTCTTTTGACTGAGCTTATTTTCTAAGTTCTCTGATGAAAAGTCTATAGTACCCCTAAACTGTACAAGTATGACCTTTTAACTTATATTATGTAATTTCTATTGTGTTTATCATAGCAGCAACCTGGACAACTTCATTCATTTTTTTTTCCAGAAAACACAAAGGACCTTTGTGCTTCATTCATATTCTCTTCCATTTTAGCAAAGGTATTCTTACTGCCAACTTGCAAAATGGCTAGCAGGACCAAATCAAACAACAATCAAAATGCTAGTGCTTGTATACAAATTTCTGAATGCATTCAGTAGCAACTGCCCTTTTTACAGCAAGTATAAACCTGAAGAAATGTCAACAAAAGTCAGGTACACTTCCTGAATGCGCATGACCACTATACTTCCTGAAACCTGAAGAACTGTCAACAAAAATCAGCTACATCTCTATGTCTACAATCAGAATACTACTCCTAACAATCGCCATGAGATTGTCAAGCATTTTCTGCTCAATGGACAACTAGAGAGCTTGGAGGAAGCCGGCTGGACGGGGGGAGAGCTCGCACACGAGGGTCATCAGCGGCGGCCGGACCTGCAGCGGAGCAGAGGGGAGCTTCGCGGTCAGCAAGCCCGGACGAGGAGCTTTCCGACCGGGGAGGATGCTTGGAGGCATGGCTTTGGTGGCAACCAGAGGGCGCCAACGGAGGCGGAGCTTCAAGCGCTGAGTGCCGACGGCGGTGCCGAAGGGACGGGTGGGTGCGGGGGAGGGGCTAGCCTCCGTCTATGTCATCAGCACTAGAGGGACGGGTGGGTGCGAGGTAAGGGACAAGCAGAGGGGCGGCGGCAGGGGGAACCCTAGCTGAAGGGTTCACTCCTTGTTCGCCAGACAGAACGAATCGATTGATTCAAAAAAATATCAAGGGTCGGTGGCTGGGTACAGGTGACGCCTCACGGTGGCATTTTCCTTGTAAATAGAGCAAACTTCAGTGGTACAAAGCTATACCCCTTTGTTTCTAAGTGGGCCGCCAGCTTATTTCCATTGTGAAGGAGGTGAGGGTGGAAATAAGTTAAGCCCAAGTCTCCAAAACGAGTTCTTTTGTTCTTTTGTCTTAATTTGGCAAAAAGGTCCTATAAGCtgcaaaagaactggccctaccATGAGTTGATTTCACGGTCAAGATCAAGCAATTAGTCACTCCTAAAATTCTACCTTCTTCATTGTATAGCCTAATATGGTAGGCAGCTAAAAGTATAGATATTCATATAATGATGAACTGGTAAACAAGGATTCTTTTTCCATTAACTAAATCACAAAGCTGCCATAAAAAAGGCAGTTCTGGACATGAAACTTACCCTGCCAACAAACCCATAACTCGGAAATATCCATTATTTGCCTGTTTCCTTAACATCATCTGAATCTGAGTCACTAGCATTGTACCCTAAAACAAAACAACATGTTACCAACAAACAAAAGAAGCACATACACCTTTTACATGAACAAGTTGAAGATATGAAGGACGCTTGAAATTAGCCAAGGACGGCTAACCTGGGCGTTTATTGCAAACTTTCCAGACTGTAGACCGATATCTTGATGCTTTCTCCATCCAAATTCTAGACTATACAATGAAAAAATTCTTGGTTAGTCAATCAAATATTTGCAGCAATACAACATAACAAGAAGACATGTAATTCAGTAGAAGTAGTAAACTGAAACTTCTGCAAGTACAGTAATTCAGTATCTACTGCCTTTTCAGAATAGCTCATGCTCCATCAACTGAACTGCAAGCCTATTATGTGTTGTTGGTAAACGGTCAGGCTAAAGTCGTAACAAAAAATTGGCAGTCATATATtacctccgtcccaaaattcttgtcttaggtttgtctagatacatatgtatctaacactaaaacaTGACTAGATACAGACGTATGTcacgtatctagacaaatctaagacaggaattttgggatggagggagtatatgtttAAGCTCATGTTTGCGGCATGGACTTCACTTCCCTTTACATGTAGCGAATACTTGTTACCAAAATTTATAACCTTGTGATTATCCGAGGCATCATGTTTGTGTCCATTCATTTGGCTATTAATCAATTTACATGCTCGATGCAATCAAACAGGTTACAGATCTATTTGCGCGGTTCCAGTTTCATGCAACTATATCGATAAGTACATAATTGTGCCACGATGCAAGTACTAGCATAGCAAGAAGGCAAACATGCTCAAGGCACACCTAATTATGTACAAGTTCACTAAAGAAGTTTTGACACTGCCATAAGATTTATGATGCAGGATATAATAGGATTGAGCATAATAAACCGTAGAACATGCAAATCTAGGTTTCTCTCAAGAATCACGAACTTTCATATTCCAAGGCCAGGTATCCAGATCGAGGTCGCTAGTAAAGGCGGCTCCTTTTATTCCAGATTCCATAAAAATCCGGAGCGACAGCGAAGGAAGGGCTCACCTTGTGCTCGTTCTTGTTGACGCCGTAGCCGCTGCGGTACATCTGACCGACGAGGACCTGCATGGCGGCGTCGCCGGCGCGCGCCTCCTTGAGCGTGTCCTGGAACCACCGCTTCGTGCAGTCCAAAACCACCTCCGCGAGCGGCACCCGGTCGTCCTCCTGCATCCCGCATGCCGCCGCCACATCCCGCACCTCGGCCCGTCCAGAGCTGGCCCCGGCAGCGGCGCCGGGACCGGCGTTCCTGGGAGTATCCAGCGGAGCGGTCGGGGGCTTCGCTGCCTTGCTAGCGGCGGGGGAGAAGCGGGCGTAGGGGCGGACAGCGGCGGCTAGGGCGGCGGCTGGGAAGCGCCTGCCCATGCAAAGCTGGGGTTTCAGGGGAAGAGGGGGGAGAATAGATGGGAGCGGAGGCGGACGGAGGAGTAAAGCAAGGGCTTTTCTGCGAGACGTGGAAAGGTTTAATTTTTAAGTGGAAAAGGTTGGTGGTGCCAAGTACGTAAAAGAGTTAGAATACAATTGCAAAAAGGTTAGAATATACAAATACATAACTGAAGAGAGGAAGATTTACATATTTTTTATAAATCACTATAAGCTCCCTCGGGATGGAAGCACAGTCGATTGAGGGCATTGATTTCCATTTGATGCTTAATTTCAACCAAGTCGCTTGTTGGATATTTGGAGGGATCTCCTGCTGGGTGGGCCTTGTTGGTAAGTGGATGGGTCGTGTGGAACTTCGTTGTCAATGGTGGGGGCGATCTTTCCTGGTCAAAGACCGGTATGCGGTGTGGCATCTTGGAGCCACTCGGGTGAAACATGTCGATCTGTTGATGTCTTCGTTGTGGTGGGTTGAGGTCAGCTTTGGGGTGGTCGACACTGGTGGTGCGAGGATAGTGAGATTTGGCGAGGAACTGGAGTGGATTACGGGAGCAGTCATCCTTATTGTCGCTTGATGATGCCATTGAAGGAGCTCTGTCGGGGGATGTCGTTGTTGTTGGAGGACATCCGCCCATGTGCGTGTGGCTGTCATTGGAGGACCTCCGTCGTCGTCGTCTCTGTTGTTGAAGGATTTTCGCCCTCGCTTCTGCTGCGTGCGGGTGTGTTGATGCTCTGTCTTGGTATGTTTTTATTCACCTTCCATTTAATTTGTTTTTCTTTGGGCTAATGTGTTGTTGTTGTGAGGGAAGAGAAGAAGTCGCCAATGTTGGGCACTGCAAGAGGCGGAGGCTACGTGGGTTGTCGGAGATGGGGAAGAGAGGATCGGTCCGGGGCTGCGTGGCTGATAGAGAGGAGGATTGCTACTGCTTTGTATAGCTTATGCATGGAGTGTGATTGCTCCAATTTTTTTCATGTTGTATGTTGTGTAGAATCGAAAGTATGTCTAAAGggatgattagactacttgaccaaataaaacttatcaTTTTCCTAATTTTAGTTGTAGGCAAGTTTTAGCAATTCTACCAAGTCAAATACACCCTACACATGAAAGTCTAAGAGTTGTACAGCGGAAAGTAAAGACTTTGCATATGAACATAAAGGAAGGATTTGAGATTTCAAACGCAATGAAGACATGATGATTTTTGGCGCGGTTCCGATAGGcagtgctatcgtacatccacgttgatggagatttcaacccatggagggtaacggttgtgcaAGTCCACGCaaggctccacccacgaagggtccatgaagaagcaaccttgtataTTCCATCATGGCTTACGTCCACGAAAGACTAGCTTTACTCGGGTAGATCTTTatgaagtaggtgatctcctcgaccttacaaactccttggttcaactccacaatcttgaagACTCTCAAGTGACACCTAACTAGTCTAGGAGATACCACTCTCCAAAAGATAATAGACTGTGTtattgatgatgaactccttactCTTGTGTTTCAAATGATAGCCTCTCCAACACTCAAACACTCTCTCGCGGATTTGGCTTGGGTAGGAGAGGGGATTGAatggaaagcaacttgaggaagtctagaaatcaagattcaaatggttggattggaatcttttaatctcaacacatgagtaggtgatTCTCTTCTCAGAAAATGAGTGGTGGAAGTTGCGGTTCGTTTCGATGGCTCTCTTAGAGAGTAGGTTGTgatggaggggtataaataggcAGCACCAAAAATACAACCGTTACAAGTCTTTGACCCAACTCGGTGAGACCTACATGaaaatcttggtgagaccgactAGCGCAAAAGACTTGACCGTTAGGcttttcggtgagaccgatcataccaactcggtgggaccgaagtgCGATGGCTAGGGCAAGATCTCGTTTCATAAATTCTGATTGGTTCATCTCGGTGATTCCAAAATGAAGCAACTTCATCACAAAAACTTGGTCAGGCCAACTAGGTGAGACCATATCCATTTCGGTTGTACCAAAGTATTAAGGTTTGGTATGTggcagttgatacgtctccaacgtatctataatttttgattgttccatgatattatattatctgttttggatgttaatgggctttattttacacttttatattatttttgggactaacctattaacccaaggcccagtgcaatttgctggttttttgcctatttcagtgtttcgcagaaaaggaatatcaaacggagtctaaacggaatgaaaccttcgggagcgtgatttttggaacaaacgtgatccagaggacttggagtggacgtcaagaaatgaACGAGGTgtccatgaggtagggggcgcgcctaccccccctcccgggtgcgccctccccctcgtgggcccctcatggctcaaccgacctacttcttcctcctatatatgttcacataccccgaaacacatccaggagcaccacgaaaccctatttccaccgccgcaaccttctgtacccaagagatcccatcttggggccttttccggagctccgccggagggggcatcgatcacggagggcctctacatcaactccatggcccctccggtgatgtgtgagtagtttacttcagaccttcgggtccatagttattagctagatggcttcttctctttctttggatctcaatacaaagttctcctctatcttcttggagatctatttgatgtaactctttttgcggtgtgtctgtcgagatctgatgaattgtgggtttatgatcaagtctatctatgaacaatatttgattcttctctgaaatcttttatgcatgattggttatctttgcaagtctcttcgaattatcagtttggtttggcctactatattgatctttcttgcaatgggagaagtgcttagctttgggttcaatcttgcggtgctcgatcccagtgacagaaagggaaacgacacgtattgtattgttgccatcgaggataaaaagatggggtttatatcatattgcttgagtttatgcctctacatcatgccatcttacctaatgtgttactctgttcttatgaacttaatactctggatgcatgctggatagcggtcgatgtgtggagtaatagtagtagatgcaggcaggagtcggtctacttgtcacggacgtgatgcctatatacatgatcatgcctagatattctcataattattcgcttttctatcaattgatcgacagtaattcgttcacccatcgtaatacttatgccatcttgagagaagccactagtcaaacctatggccctcgggtctattttccatcatataagtttccaatctattttactttgcaatctttactttcaatctatatcaaaaaataccaaaaatatttatcttatcattattatttctatcagatctcactctcgtaagtgaccgtgaagggattgacaacccctttatcgtgttggttgcgaggttcttatttgtttgtgtaggtacgagggacttgcgtgtggcctcctactggattgataccttggttctcaaaaactgagggaaatacttacgctactttgctgcatcaccctttcctcttcaagggaaaaccaacgcagtgctcaaaggtagcaagaaggatttctggcaccgttgccggggagtctacgcacaagtcaagacataccaagtacccatcacaaactcttatccctcgcattacattatttgccatttacctctcgttttcctctcccccacttcacccttgtcgttttattcgccctcttttccgttccccttctcttctccagtttgcctctttttgcttgtttcttgtttgcttgtgtgttggattgcttgctcgtcacgatggctcaagataatactaaattgtgtgaattTTCCAATACCAGCAATAATGATTtcattagcactccgattgctcctcttactggtgttgaatcttgtgaaattaatgctgccttgttgaatcttgtcatgaaagatccgttttccggccttcctagtgaagatgcagctacccatctaaacaactttgttgatttgtgtgatatgctaaataagaaagatgtggataatgattttgttaaactgaagctattcTCGTTTTCTCTTAGAGGttgtgctaaaacttggtttttgtctttgcctaaaaatagtatcgattcatggaataagtgcaaagatacttttatctctaagtattttcctcccactaagatcatcactcttagaaacgatattatgaattttaagcaacttgatcatgaacatgttgcacaagcttgggagaggataaaattaatgatacgtaattgccctacacatggtttgaatctttggatgattatacaaaaaatttatgccggattgaactttgcttctagaaatcttttagcttcggccgcgggaggcacttttaaggaaatcactttaggagaagctactaaactcctagataatattatggttaataattctcaatggcatactgaaagatctactaataaaaaggtgcatgctatagaagaaatcaatgttttgagtggaaagatggatgaacttatgaa encodes:
- the LOC125551952 gene encoding uncharacterized protein LOC125551952, whose translation is MGRRFPAAALAAAVRPYARFSPAASKAAKPPTAPLDTPRNAGPGAAAGASSGRAEVRDVAAACGMQEDDRVPLAEVVLDCTKRWFQDTLKEARAGDAAMQVLVGQMYRSGYGVNKNEHKSRIWMEKASRYRSTVWKVCNKRPGYNASDSDSDDVKETGK